Proteins found in one Acidimicrobiales bacterium genomic segment:
- the hisC gene encoding histidinol-phosphate transaminase: protein MTVGRVRPAVAAMASYRPGKSAAQAEDEHGITDAIKLASNENPYQPVPAIVAAIAAAAGDVNRYGDHRAADLRSAIADWLDVDVDRVTAGCGSVGLLQQLLLAYVDPGDEVVYPWPSFEAYPIDVQLTGGVEVTVPLVDHAFDLDAVAAAVTDRTKLVLLANPNNPTGTAVHVDQVRRLVERIPGDVIVVVDEAYREFVTAELGDPIADLQPDHPNVVVLRTFSKAFGLASLRTGYAVADPEVVVELDKVLIAFAVNHLAQVASLAAIAARDEVQAVVDRITAERDRVVAALRADGWDLPDAHANFVYLPLGPRTDVVFGEMERRGVVVRPFPAVGMRVTIGTPAENDRFLATLAAVTTAGT from the coding sequence ATGACCGTCGGACGCGTCCGGCCCGCAGTGGCCGCCATGGCCAGCTACCGACCGGGGAAGTCGGCCGCACAGGCGGAGGACGAGCACGGGATCACAGATGCCATCAAGTTGGCGTCCAACGAGAACCCGTACCAGCCCGTGCCTGCCATCGTGGCGGCGATCGCCGCGGCGGCCGGTGACGTCAACCGGTACGGCGACCACCGGGCGGCCGACCTGCGGTCGGCCATCGCCGACTGGCTGGACGTCGACGTGGATCGGGTCACCGCCGGCTGCGGGTCGGTGGGGCTCCTCCAGCAGCTCCTGCTGGCCTACGTGGATCCGGGCGACGAGGTGGTCTACCCGTGGCCGTCGTTCGAGGCCTATCCCATCGACGTCCAGCTGACCGGCGGGGTGGAGGTGACGGTGCCGCTCGTCGACCACGCCTTCGACCTGGACGCGGTGGCCGCTGCGGTCACTGACAGGACGAAGCTGGTGCTCCTGGCCAACCCCAACAACCCGACCGGCACAGCGGTCCACGTGGACCAGGTCCGCCGTCTGGTCGAGCGGATCCCGGGCGACGTCATCGTCGTGGTCGACGAGGCCTACCGGGAGTTCGTGACCGCGGAGCTCGGCGATCCGATTGCCGACCTGCAACCCGACCACCCGAACGTGGTCGTGCTGCGAACCTTCTCCAAGGCGTTCGGCCTTGCCTCCCTGCGCACCGGCTACGCGGTGGCCGACCCAGAGGTGGTCGTCGAGCTTGACAAGGTGCTCATCGCATTCGCGGTGAACCACCTGGCACAGGTGGCCTCGCTGGCCGCGATCGCGGCCCGTGACGAGGTGCAGGCGGTGGTCGACCGGATCACCGCCGAGCGTGACCGGGTGGTGGCAGCCCTACGGGCCGACGGCTGGGACCTCCCCGACGCACATGCCAACTTCGTGTACCTGCCGCTAGGGCCGAGGACCGACGTCGTCTTCGGTGAGATGGAGAGACGGGGCGTGGTGGTCAGGCCGTTCCCCGCCGTTGGCATGCGGGTCACCATCGGAACTCCGGCTGAGAACGACCGCTTCCTGGCCACG